From Thermoproteota archaeon:
TGGAGACCACGAACTTCTTCATGCCGGGCGAAGTTCCCGATCTGTCGTGGCTGACCGATCAAATAGGCTGGTATTACAGCGACTTCCCACTCTTCGTCGTGAGCATGGAGGGGGTCCCCGTTCCCCTAATAGCCAACTATACCATAGCCACTAGGAGGATAGGGGACGGGTATGGGGTTACAGTTATAGCCAAGGTAACCAACGTGGGCGATAGGGAAACGGTTCCCCTCAAATTGGAAGCTCAACTCTCCCCCCTAAGCCAAGTGAAGGTTGGAGGGAACGATCCCCACCTCGTGAGACTCGGGGAAGCTGGCGATAGGTTGACCTTGGACAGGAAGGTCGAGCTGGTGGATGTGGACACCCTGCAGCCAGGGACTGTGAAGACCATTGTAATTAACTTCTACACCCTGATCTCAAAGATGGGAGCGAGTATCGCTCTGAAATATCAGGACTCCGATCTAGATTTCGTCAGGATAAGACCTTTCAATCCGTGAGGTGATCTGATGGCTGGGGACGTGCTGGGCAGGGAGCTGCGCCTGATATCCTTCGGAGAGAGCCATGGGGACGTGGTGGGAGCCGTTGTGGAGGGAGTTCCCGCCGGGCTTCCGCTGGATGAGTCTGATGTGCAGGAGCTGCTCGATCTAAGGAGGCCTGGCCAGTCCGAGTACACCACTAGCAGGTCGGAGGCGGATAGGGTGAGGATCCTCAGCGGGGTCTTCAGGGGGAGAACCACAGGTGCTCCAATCGCGATGATAGTGCGAAACGAGGACATCGTTTCCTCCTACTACGAGGAGTTCCTGAGGACCCCAAGGCCCGGGCATGCTGATTACGTGGCTAGACTCAAGTACGGGGGCTACAACGATTACAGAGGTGGAGGTAGGTTCTCAGGTCGAATGACCATCTCGATGTGCATGGGGGGAGCTATAGCGAGGAAGCTCCTTAAGAGTATCGGGACGGAGGTTATAGCTTACTCGCTGGAGATAGGGGGCGAGAGGGCATCAGACTTCACGCTGGACGAGGCTAAGGAGTACAGGTATAGGAACCCAGTTAGGGCCCCCAACGAGGAGAGCTACAAGAGGATGGCCGAAGCCATAGAGAGTGCCAGAAGGGAGGGGGATAGTGTGGGAGGGGTGGTTGAAGCCGTAGCTCTGAATGTGCCACCCGGTTTGGGCGAACCTCTCTTCGATACCATAGAGGGCGATGTGGCGAAGGCCATGTTCTCCATACCGGCCGTCAAGGGAGTGGAGTTCGGCTCTGGCTTCAAAGCGGCGAGGATGAGGGGATCGGAGCACAACGATCCGCTGGTAATAAGGGATGGGAAAGTCGCCTACGCCAAGAACGATCACGGTGGTGTCATAGGCGGCATTACCACAGGAGAGCCGGTCGTGGTCAGGGTCGCCTTCAAGCCCACCTCGTCCATAGCCAAGCCACAGCGTACCGTAGACCTTGAGGAGATGAGGGAAGTGGAGATAAGGGTTAAAGGGAGGCACGATCCATGCATTGTGCCGAGGGCTGTCGTGGTGGTCGAGAGCATGCTGGCCTTCGTGCTCGCCGATCACGCGATCAGGGCCAGCCTCATACCCAAGGTGCTGAGGTGAAGTTGATGGAGGACCTGAGAGCGAGGGTGAGGGAGGTAACCCTCGGATTAGTGGAGTTGTATGCCGAGAGGATGTCCTTGGTCAGGCGGATAGCTGAGTTGAAGAGGGAGAGAGGCCTTCCAGTCAAGGACGAGGCCGTAGAGACTAGGCTTTGGGATGAGGTTTCAGCCAAGTGTAGGGAGAGGGGGCTGGATCAGCTGGATTGCAGGAGGATCTTCAGCTTCCTGATCTCCTCCTCCATCAGGGCTCAGATCCCGGAGGGTGGCGGAGCAGGACCGCACGTGGAGGTCTTCAGGAGGGCCAAGGAGATCGAGAGGTCCGGCACCAGGGTTTACCACCTCGAAGTGGGTGAGCCTCCATGGTCCTTCCCGCCAGCGGTCTTGGATTCCTTAGTGGAGGCTATAAAGAGGGGGGAAACGAGGTACGGCACCTCAACTGGCACCTTCAGGTTCAGGGAAGCTGCCAGCGAGTGGCTCTCACGCAGGGACGGCATTGACGTCAATCCGGAGGAGGTAATACCTACGCCGGGATCCAAGTACGCGATCTTCTCTATACTGTCCACCTTCCTCAGACCGGGTGACAGGGTGGGAGTGCTGCTCCCTGCTTGGCCTGCCTACAGGGGAATGGCATCCCATCTCTCCTTAGAGATGGTCGAGATCGATTCAACTGAGGAGGTCGAGAAGCTCGAGGGAGTTAGAGCCTTCATCCTCTGCTCTCCCAACAATCCCGACGGGAAGGTGTGGTCCAAGAAGGAACTTGAATCCTTGGCAGAGGTTTTGAGGGAGACGGATGCACTTCTAATCAGTGACGACGCGTATGCGGAGTTATCGTTCTCGGAGAGGGTTCCCCCCTCCAAGGTGTACGAGAACACTATATCGGTGAACACCCTGTCGAAGGCTTTCGGCATGACCGGCTTCAGGCTGGGATACGTGCAGGGGGACGAGGAGAAGGTGAGGAAGCTGGCCAAGTTCATCGGCCTGACAATCACGAACGTCCCTGAGTTCATCCAAGAGGCTGGATCTTCGGCCTTGGAGTCAGCTGGCGACTGGATCCCGAGGGTAATGGGGCACATGATCTCCTACCTTGACTTGGCTATGAGGAAACTTGAGGGAGCTCCTCTCCAGATGAACAGACCTGATGGAGCGCTATATCTCTTTCCAAGGGTGGAGCTTGATGACTTCGACTCAATGGACTTCGCATTCAGACTGTTGGAGGATAAGAAGATAGCTGTCGCACCTGGATCGGGGTTCGGTCCCTACAACGACAGGCTGAGGATCACTTACGCCAGTCCCGATGCAGATCAGGGATTGAGACTCCTGAGGGAGGCCCTCCAGTCTTGGAAGTCCTAGTTGTGGGAGCTGGGGCCTTGGGCAGCGTCTTGGCAGAGTACTTGGTTAGAGAGCACTCGGTCTCAGTGTACGATGTGGATAAAGGGAGGTCCTCTCGACTGGCTGATCGGATAGGGGGTAGACCTATAGAGAGCTTGGGAGGTCCTCTCTTGTACGATGTGGTGGTCATCTCCGTTCCTATATCTGCTACCCCCTCGGTGATTCGAGATGTATCCGCCAAGATGAATGGGGGAACGATAGTCGAGGTCTCGTCGGTCAAGTCGCATGTGGTTCCTTCGATGAGGGAGGCCAGTGAGAGAGGCATAGAGACTGTATCTATACATCCTCTCTTCGGACCCGGGCTGAGGGATCTATCTAAGGGGAGAGCAGCCCTTATCCCTATCGTCAACGCGGAGAGGGAACTGGAGATATCATCCTCCCTCTTTCCATTTGAACACGTGATTGTAAGCGTCGAGGATCATGATAGGGCCATGGCATGGCTCGCCCTCATTCATCTCATCCTGCACGCCTTCCTCTCATCCTCCGAAGGTGAGGCCGATGTAATCAAGTCGCTCGAGACCACGACCCTCAGGTGGTTCCTCAGGCTGGGAGCTTCCTCACTACTCCAGAGTGAATCCCTGACGGAAGACCTCATTAAGGAGAATCCGTACTTTCAGGAAGTGCTAGATCGCTTCCTAAGCTCGATGAGCGAGGACGTGGGGCAGCTCAGGAAAAGGCTGAGGAGGTGGATAGACCTCCTCGATCTCGAATCGTCCTACAGGTCCCTTTACGGATGAGGGTCACTCACTCCTCTATCTCGGCGGGATTATCATCCGTGCTCGGCTCTACTTCCTCCTCCAGTATCTTCTGAACGAACACAGGATGCTGGAACAGGGAATGATGCATCTCAGGTGAGTAGAACTTGGTCCTCCCCTCCAATCCCCTCTCCCTGAACCTCCTCGCCAGAACCTCGGTCCCTACATCTGGAGGTACCACGTAGTCGGATCCGAAGGAAAACGTCCAATCATCGGTGAATGATGGGATGTAGGCTCTCGCCAAAGCGTACTTGAGGAACGCCTCCCTTACGGCCCTGTACACCCTCTGGAAAGCCAACCTGTTTATGTGCAGTCCGGTGCTGTGAGTCACCATGAGGCCGCCCTCCCTCAAGATCTTCCTCACCTTTCCGTAGAACTCTCTAGTGTATAGTCTAGCGGCCTGTCCGTAAGGGTCAGTCAGGTCGAGGATGACCACATCGAACTTCTCCTCCAAGCTTTCCACGTAAGCCCTCCCATCACCGATCACGAGCTTCAGCCTGTCGTCATCGAAGGCACCAGCTGGTACCTCAGGTAAATGCCTCGTCACCAGATCTATGACCGATCTGTCCAGTTCCACCATGGTGACCTCCTCAACGGGATGCTTTAGTACCTCCCTCAGGGCACCTCCGTCTCCACCACCTATTATCAGGACCCTCTCAGGCCTCTCAACAGATAGTAAGGCCGGATGAACGAGGGTTTCGTGATAGATGAACTCATCGTACAGGGAGAGCATCACTATGTGCTCTATGAAGAGCGACCTCCCGTAGAAAGGGAAATCAACTACCTCCACCAGCTGTCCCGCTTTGCTCTGCTCGGAGGAGACGACCCTCTCCACGGGCGTCAGAGTGGCGAGGTTGGGGCCAGCGTGCTCCAAGTAAAGGAGGATCCCATCAATGGTGCGCAGCCCGGGCTTCGGCAGCTTGGGGGACATAGGACTCCTTATCCGGCCGGACTTAAAAATATGGTCACTAGAGGAGGGATTTGGAGAGGAGCTCGGCTATGGAGTCTACGTATTCCTCATCTATGAACCCCTCCTCCTGCAGGATAGCCAGCTCACCGTAAACGATCTCCCTCAGGTCCTCAGACAGGAGGTTACTCCCCCATTTTATCCTATCCACCCTGAGTATTGAGGAGAGCCTCCTGTTCACCTCGGTCTCGTCGAAGAGCGAGTCGAACCTCCCCAGGAGGTCCTTGATCCTGTGAGTCAGTCCCGGGGTCTTGAACCTGAGATTGGATACTAGAAATCTCCTCCTAGCCTTCCCCTTTGTCTCCACCAGATAGACCGGTAGGAGAATCTCTCCTATGGGGGGCGCGGATCTCAGCGTGCTGACCAGTTCCTCGTACGCCCTCGCAGCGCCTTCTATCCTCGAAATCAGGGAAGAGCACGCTCCCTCTATTCGACTCCTCTCGTGCTGATACTCCCTCCTGAGGCTCGAGTCCGGTGGATACCTCTCAATCCACGAGTCCAACTCCCTCACCATCTCGTCGCAGGAGAGCCTCACCTCAGACGCGAGCCGAGTGAGCCTCTTAAGGAAGGACTCCAGCTCGTCCAACCTTCCCATCAGGGACCTCACCTCTCTGGAGGAGAGGGGATCGCATTCGCGGCCGACTTGGATGCACAGGTCAACTTCGGTCGTCCTAATCAGCAGAGGGAACAGGAAGCTGGGGGCGATTCCCTCCAATCTCACCTCCTCACTGGGAGGCCTGAAGGAAGATAAGGCGGACACCCTAGATGCGAAGGTCCTGTGATCTATGGCCGTTCTCAGCGTGGAGAGGGTTGACTCCCAAGCTCCCACATCCTCTAACCTGTAAACAGGTTCTAGGGAGCAGGCCCTGTCTATCACCACTGAGAGCCCGTCCACTGAGGCTCCCTTCAGGGGAACGTACCCCAACCTAATGGAGTCGAGGACCTCCTCTTTCCTGCTGAACAGACCTTTCTTCTTCCTCTTCTCCTGTATGAAAGAGAGTATGGCCGTCAAGTGAGCCGCCAGATTATGTCTGGGATAATCCAATAGTATGTTCACGACCTCGGCCATCTCGATCTCTCCTCCAGTACATCCAGTTCCCTCACCAGCTCATCGGGTATCCTCCATCCAACCGATCCAGCTAGCTCCTCTACATGATCCACGCGGGATGCCTTCGGAATTGCCACCACCATCGGTTTGGATATGAGCCAGTTTATCGCCACCTGAGCCGGGGTCTTCCCCAGCCTAGCAGCTACCACCTTCAACTTCTGAGGTGGTCTCTTCGCCAGTCTCCCCCTGTCTAGGGGGCTGTACGCCATGAGGGTTATTCTCTCCCTCTGACAGTAGGGAAGCAAGTCCTCCTCAGCTTCCCTCACTCTAAGGCTATACTCCACCTGATTGGTCACCACGTCATTATGCTCCAGCAGTTCCCTAGCTCTCTTCAGCAGATCCAGTGAGAAGTTGCTCACCCCGATGTATCTCACGATGCCCTCGCTAACCAGCTCCTCCATCGCCCTCAGCGTTTCCTCGAGCGGGTAGGATGGATTCGGCCAGTGGATGAGGTATATATCGATGTAGGTACCGAGCCTCGCAGCGCTGGCCCTAGCAGCTCTCTTCACCGACTCGTAGGCTAGGTTGGTCCCCCATACCTTGGTGACGATGGTGAGGGACTCCCTGTCGAAAGGTTTTATGGCCTCGCCAACCAGTTCCTCAGCCTTTCCCCACCCGTACATCTCCGCGGTGTCTATGAGCGTCATTCCCAGTTCGATGCCCCTTCTAAGCGCAGCTATCGCCTCCTCCTTAGGAGCTGCTTCTATCTGGTAAGTGCCGATGCCCACCTTAGGTATCTTAACGCCTGTACCGTCAAGCTCCTCGTATTCCACGGGGATCACCTGCCAAAAGCTCCTGAGCTAAGGGAATACCGTTACCATTGAGGTCAAGTTGAAGGAGCCCGGAGGTCTTATACCTATCTGCTCCGGCCACTACGACCACTAGGGTATCGCCTTCCAAGCTCACGTGTACGACCTGCCCTCCCTCTATGAGGGAAGCCTTCTCGGCGCCGGATAGCAGAGAGGCGGCGATGTTTGAGGGCATGTTACTGTCGGTCGGAGCCTTGTGACCACCCAGCACGACGACCACATCGTAATTGCCGAACTCGTCCGTGGAATTTATCCTGTGGAGGGTAACTCCTGAGGAGTTCGCAGCAGATATCAGGTCCTCGGATGAGAGGTTCCAGTCTATGTCGTTCGAGTAGACGGCTACCCTCCTGACGCGGGTGGTCACGTTGATCTCGTAAACCTTGTTCCTAGCTCCAGTGAACACGAGGGAGAGGACGCCTGACGCCTCTATCCCGTGGAGGGATGTAAGGGAGAGCGTGACATTGAAGGGCGGGGTGCCGGACCGGGGAGAGAGGGACACGTTCAGCCATTCGGGGGAGCCTAAGATCCCAGCGGATACTTCACCGCTGAAGTTCCCCGTGGGCACGACCCTCAGGGACACATTCCTCCCCAATCCGCCGACTAGATCTACTCGGGAGGGACCCACCACCGAGAAGCCCTTCCTCTCGAGGACCGTGAGGTTAACCGGAGCTGAGGCCTCCATGACGCCCTCGGCCCTTATGACCACCGTGTACTCCCCCCCGGGAGCGGTGTCCTGAACCTCCAAGTTGAGGGTGCTGTTGAACGGAGGGAACCCCTGTTGAGGGAAGAACTCGTAGGAGAGGAAGTCGGGACCCTCCAAAGACAGGTTTATCGGTTTTGAGAGGTGGCCCGTCACGTACACCCTCATGCTTATGTTCTTCCCTTGAGTGACCACCACCTCGGGGGCCTCGAGAACGATGCCCAGCGAGGCGGCCTCATACTCTATCGTAAGAACGGGC
This genomic window contains:
- the aroC gene encoding chorismate synthase, with the protein product MAGDVLGRELRLISFGESHGDVVGAVVEGVPAGLPLDESDVQELLDLRRPGQSEYTTSRSEADRVRILSGVFRGRTTGAPIAMIVRNEDIVSSYYEEFLRTPRPGHADYVARLKYGGYNDYRGGGRFSGRMTISMCMGGAIARKLLKSIGTEVIAYSLEIGGERASDFTLDEAKEYRYRNPVRAPNEESYKRMAEAIESARREGDSVGGVVEAVALNVPPGLGEPLFDTIEGDVAKAMFSIPAVKGVEFGSGFKAARMRGSEHNDPLVIRDGKVAYAKNDHGGVIGGITTGEPVVVRVAFKPTSSIAKPQRTVDLEEMREVEIRVKGRHDPCIVPRAVVVVESMLAFVLADHAIRASLIPKVLR
- a CDS encoding aminotransferase class I/II-fold pyridoxal phosphate-dependent enzyme, whose translation is MEDLRARVREVTLGLVELYAERMSLVRRIAELKRERGLPVKDEAVETRLWDEVSAKCRERGLDQLDCRRIFSFLISSSIRAQIPEGGGAGPHVEVFRRAKEIERSGTRVYHLEVGEPPWSFPPAVLDSLVEAIKRGETRYGTSTGTFRFREAASEWLSRRDGIDVNPEEVIPTPGSKYAIFSILSTFLRPGDRVGVLLPAWPAYRGMASHLSLEMVEIDSTEEVEKLEGVRAFILCSPNNPDGKVWSKKELESLAEVLRETDALLISDDAYAELSFSERVPPSKVYENTISVNTLSKAFGMTGFRLGYVQGDEEKVRKLAKFIGLTITNVPEFIQEAGSSALESAGDWIPRVMGHMISYLDLAMRKLEGAPLQMNRPDGALYLFPRVELDDFDSMDFAFRLLEDKKIAVAPGSGFGPYNDRLRITYASPDADQGLRLLREALQSWKS
- a CDS encoding prephenate dehydrogenase/arogenate dehydrogenase family protein; translation: MEVLVVGAGALGSVLAEYLVREHSVSVYDVDKGRSSRLADRIGGRPIESLGGPLLYDVVVISVPISATPSVIRDVSAKMNGGTIVEVSSVKSHVVPSMREASERGIETVSIHPLFGPGLRDLSKGRAALIPIVNAERELEISSSLFPFEHVIVSVEDHDRAMAWLALIHLILHAFLSSSEGEADVIKSLETTTLRWFLRLGASSLLQSESLTEDLIKENPYFQEVLDRFLSSMSEDVGQLRKRLRRWIDLLDLESSYRSLYG
- the speE gene encoding polyamine aminopropyltransferase gives rise to the protein MSPKLPKPGLRTIDGILLYLEHAGPNLATLTPVERVVSSEQSKAGQLVEVVDFPFYGRSLFIEHIVMLSLYDEFIYHETLVHPALLSVERPERVLIIGGGDGGALREVLKHPVEEVTMVELDRSVIDLVTRHLPEVPAGAFDDDRLKLVIGDGRAYVESLEEKFDVVILDLTDPYGQAARLYTREFYGKVRKILREGGLMVTHSTGLHINRLAFQRVYRAVREAFLKYALARAYIPSFTDDWTFSFGSDYVVPPDVGTEVLARRFRERGLEGRTKFYSPEMHHSLFQHPVFVQKILEEEVEPSTDDNPAEIEE
- a CDS encoding aldo/keto reductase produces the protein MEYEELDGTGVKIPKVGIGTYQIEAAPKEEAIAALRRGIELGMTLIDTAEMYGWGKAEELVGEAIKPFDRESLTIVTKVWGTNLAYESVKRAARASAARLGTYIDIYLIHWPNPSYPLEETLRAMEELVSEGIVRYIGVSNFSLDLLKRARELLEHNDVVTNQVEYSLRVREAEEDLLPYCQRERITLMAYSPLDRGRLAKRPPQKLKVVAARLGKTPAQVAINWLISKPMVVAIPKASRVDHVEELAGSVGWRIPDELVRELDVLEERSRWPRS
- a CDS encoding DNRLRE domain-containing protein, coding for MRVSVRSLSILSMVLLIIPVSLMEASDSLTVRSYVDCYIASWEPDTPHASSQVLRVSRTAVGNDTVEARALLRFDIGEIRSHIPQYSKILNASLVLTTYNTSNPTIEVWDVRGEPDIFGTTWNSVRSGLPWSSPGGDLIEKWGEGAGSFPQAVINLTSYVQAAVDNELESSGWLLIKIAEGQEGYYEFYSEVSGSNGPVLTIEYEAASLGIVLEAPEVVVTQGKNISMRVYVTGHLSKPINLSLEGPDFLSYEFFPQQGFPPFNSTLNLEVQDTAPGGEYTVVIRAEGVMEASAPVNLTVLERKGFSVVGPSRVDLVGGLGRNVSLRVVPTGNFSGEVSAGILGSPEWLNVSLSPRSGTPPFNVTLSLTSLHGIEASGVLSLVFTGARNKVYEINVTTRVRRVAVYSNDIDWNLSSEDLISAANSSGVTLHRINSTDEFGNYDVVVVLGGHKAPTDSNMPSNIAASLLSGAEKASLIEGGQVVHVSLEGDTLVVVVAGADRYKTSGLLQLDLNGNGIPLAQELLAGDPRGIRGA